Proteins from a single region of Neodiprion virginianus isolate iyNeoVirg1 chromosome 4, iyNeoVirg1.1, whole genome shotgun sequence:
- the LOC124302309 gene encoding protein AF-10-like isoform X4 has protein sequence MKEMLGGCCVCSDERGWTENPLVYCDGQGCTVAVHQACYGIVTVPTGPWYCRKCESQERSARVEQRCELCPSRDGALKRTDQAGWAHVVCALYIPEVRFGNVTTMEPIILQLIPSERFSKTCYICEEQGRGGRANVGACMQCNKAGCRQQFHVTCAQALGLLCEEAGNYLDNVKYCGYCQHHYSKLKKGGNVKTIPPYKPIPADNGSSDSSPEKEAETPVKTSSSETVVTQSESVFGHENVTAKSGSNSNVIHKSSSLSKSSSSTSGKASSHVNKKRKTGARTPTVIGNENSNHSVSSEASGSVVVAVSSVLQQTINTNIVLPTVTEATSLSTTTDPEKTKKSKIESPPAQSSLHPPITTETTTTTPVITLITQAQPSVPAQSPTTTSNSIVVSVPLTATSLPSSVQSVVTNAPTLYQQIQQSVVTTAATNDSKRSPIPGDDMPNKRSRSHSSDKPDKLRKPKRGGTSSSQPVPPPPLTTTTISTTLPNSIVSTTKRGSRSNHPTPPPLITVAPVPSIIQGPSQAVGHFSSVGTGSGMGPTVKDSPPSSPGSESMSNSGPVRRKRKSAGGASTTPTPSTSSSTPTAMANSTKDEKDVKLFQNGISAPHMLGNQLNPTSTMAQKMSDTLTQELEAHSIFTEANNPTSSLVGPQLHSHVIASVRSNQSAPATTSLSSVFATNTGPNTGGSGGNVLGGGAIPQTLDQLLERQWEQGSQFLMEQAQHFDIASLLSCLHQLRAENLRLEEHVNSLLQRRDHLLAVNARLAIPLTTQPNTHTDSLFHIVNNIHPSVNPTHSNIPHSDIQPGGPAPVSRVNREARVNNSYLPHSSSSSHSTVMENGLPPDPSPPAAASLTQYQHRGSLVPPQPSPTIRHGPAGTGYHQAQPSNIVSPASANSSGVVRNSSVTPDPLRGVPRSVAPSSSNYMPTLYQQTMSNLASSQTGSIHNIHSHGPAPTSHGPPGKPS, from the exons ATGAAGGAGATGCTTGGAGGTTGCTGCGTATGTTCGGACGAGAGGGGTTGGACGGAGAATCCGTTGGTTTATTGTGATGGCCAGGGGTGCACGGTCGCCGTACACCAAG CTTGTTATGGGATTGTTACGGTACCAACTGGCCCATGGTATTgcagaaaatgtgaatcgCAGGAACGTAGCGCACGGGTG GAGCAGCGCTGCGAGCTGTGCCCAAGCAGGGATGGAGCTCTCAAGAGAACGGATCAGGCGGGCTGGGCGCACGTTGTGTGTGCTCTTTACATACCTGAGGTCAGATTTGGCAACGTTACAACGATGGAGCCAATTATCCTGCAATTGATACCATCGGAGCGATTCAGTAAG ACATGTTACATCTGTGAAGAACAAGGCAGAGGCGGCAGGGCTAATGTGGGAGCTTGTATGCAATGTAACAAAGCAGGTTGCAGACAACAATTTCATGTTACTTGTGCTCAGGCTCTGGGACTGCTTTGCGAAGAAGCTGGTAATTATTTGGACAACGTAAAATACTGCGGTTATTGTCAGCATCATTATTCAAAACTG AAAAAAGGGGGTAACGTTAAAACAATTCCTCCATATAAACCAATCCCAGCAGACAACGGTTCTTCGGATTCGTCGCCCGAAAAAGAGGCTGAAACACCTGTAAAAACGTCGAGCAGCG AGACCGTTGTCACTCAGTCGGAGAGTGTTTTTGGGCACGAGAACGTTACTGCAAAGTCTGGATCTAATTCAAATGTGATTCACAAAAGCAGCAGCCTGTCCAAATCCAGTTCCTCCACGTCCGGTAAGGCCTCTAGCCATGTgaacaaaaagagaaaaaccgGCGCCCGAACACCGACTGttattggaaatgaaaattcaaatcattccGTTAGTTCCGAGGCAAGTGGTTCGGTTGTTGTCGCTGTTAGTTCAGTCCTTCAGCAAACTATTAACACTAACATTGTTCTACCAACCGTTACCGAAGCTACCAGTCTGAGTACAACCACCGATcctgaaaaaacaaaaaag TCGAAAATAGAGAGTCCGCCGGCACAATCATCCTTGCATCCTCCAATCACAACTGAGACTACAACAACAACACCAGTTATAACATTGATCACTCAAGCTCAACCTTCAGTTCCTGCTCAGTCACCTACCACGACTTCCAACAGCATTGTTGTCTCTGTGCCGTTGACGGCGACTTCTCTTCCCAGCTCCGTTCAGAGTGTTGTTACAAACGCTCCCACCCTCTACCAGCAAATACAGCAAAGTGTAGTCACTACAGCTGCTACCAATGATTCCAAACGAAGTCCAATTCCAGGTGACGACATGCCAAACAAGAGATCACG GTCACACTCGTCGGACAAGCCGGATAAACTGCGGAAGCCGAAACGGGGCGGCACTTCGAGCAGTCAGCCGGTTCCGCCACCGCCACTAACAACAACGACAATATCAACAACCCTTCCCAATAGTATAGTCAGCACAACTAAACGCGGAAGTCGAAGTAATCATCCAACGCCACCACCACTGATAACCGTGGCCCCAGTACCATCCATAATTCAAGGGCCCAGCCAAGCAGTCGGTCACTTCAGCAGTGTCGGAACTGGTTCAGGGATGGGACCTACTGTCAAAGATTCACCACCTAGCAGCCCTGGTTCGGAAAGCATGAGCAACTCTGGACCTGTTCGACGAAAGCGCAAAAGCGCTGGAGGAGCTTCTACCACACCAACACCTTCCACGTCAAGTTCCACTCCGACAGCCATGGCGAACAGTACTAAGGATGAAAAAGATGTAAAATT GTTCCAAAATGGTATCAGTGCACCACATATGCTTGGGAATCAATTGAATCCCACTTCTACAATGGCACAAAAAATGTCTGACACTCTCACCCAAGAACTAGAGGCTCACTCGATTTTCACCGAAGCTAATAATCCTACGAGCAGCTTGGTTGGACCACAGTTACACAGTCATGTCATTGCCTCT GTAAGATCCAACCAATCTGCACCCGCGACAACGTCTTTATCATCCGTTTTCGCAACTAACACTGGTCCAAATACTGGCGGTTCTGGTGGCAATGTGTTGGGTGGAGGTGCAATTCCTCAGACATTGGATCAACTACTCGAAAGGCAGTGGGAACAGGGCAGTCAATTTCTCATGGAACAGGCCCAGCACTTTGACA tTGCCTCTCTTTTATCGTGCTTACATCAATTGCGAGCGGAAAATCTGAGGTTGGAAGAGCATGTCAACAGTCTGCTGCAAAGAAGAGATCACCTGCTAGCAGTGAATGCTCGGCTAGCTATTCCACTGACCACACAACCAAACACACATACAG ATTCTCTTTTTCATATAGTGAACAACATACATCCTTCGGTGAATCCGACGCATTCGAATATTCCGCATTCGGATATCCAGCCAGGAGGACCCGCCCCAGTTTCTCGGGTCAACCGTGAAGCCAGAGTGAATAATAGCTACTTACCTCATTCAAGTTCCAGTTCGCATTCCACTGTCATGGAAAACGGATTACCACCCGACCCTTCCCCACCTGCAGCTGCCTCCTTGACACAATACCAACACAGAGGCTCACTTGTTCCTCCCCAACCAAGTCCAACGATCAG
- the LOC124302309 gene encoding protein AF-10-like isoform X2, which yields MKEMLGGCCVCSDERGWTENPLVYCDGQGCTVAVHQACYGIVTVPTGPWYCRKCESQERSARVRCELCPSRDGALKRTDQAGWAHVVCALYIPEVRFGNVTTMEPIILQLIPSERFSKTCYICEEQGRGGRANVGACMQCNKAGCRQQFHVTCAQALGLLCEEAGNYLDNVKYCGYCQHHYSKLKKGGNVKTIPPYKPIPADNGSSDSSPEKEAETPVKTSSSGKRKSSNSKMNAASSSSSSSSKSKSSASPSLEINGNADEKSGSGRNTPKENSSNTSKFTTSNFVETVVTQSESVFGHENVTAKSGSNSNVIHKSSSLSKSSSSTSGKASSHVNKKRKTGARTPTVIGNENSNHSVSSEASGSVVVAVSSVLQQTINTNIVLPTVTEATSLSTTTDPEKTKKSKIESPPAQSSLHPPITTETTTTTPVITLITQAQPSVPAQSPTTTSNSIVVSVPLTATSLPSSVQSVVTNAPTLYQQIQQSVVTTAATNDSKRSPIPGDDMPNKRSRSHSSDKPDKLRKPKRGGTSSSQPVPPPPLTTTTISTTLPNSIVSTTKRGSRSNHPTPPPLITVAPVPSIIQGPSQAVGHFSSVGTGSGMGPTVKDSPPSSPGSESMSNSGPVRRKRKSAGGASTTPTPSTSSSTPTAMANSTKDEKDVKLFQNGISAPHMLGNQLNPTSTMAQKMSDTLTQELEAHSIFTEANNPTSSLVGPQLHSHVIASVRSNQSAPATTSLSSVFATNTGPNTGGSGGNVLGGGAIPQTLDQLLERQWEQGSQFLMEQAQHFDIASLLSCLHQLRAENLRLEEHVNSLLQRRDHLLAVNARLAIPLTTQPNTHTDSLFHIVNNIHPSVNPTHSNIPHSDIQPGGPAPVSRVNREARVNNSYLPHSSSSSHSTVMENGLPPDPSPPAAASLTQYQHRGSLVPPQPSPTIRHGPAGTGYHQAQPSNIVSPASANSSGVVRNSSVTPDPLRGVPRSVAPSSSNYMPTLYQQTMSNLASSQTGSIHNIHSHGPAPTSHGPPGKPS from the exons ATGAAGGAGATGCTTGGAGGTTGCTGCGTATGTTCGGACGAGAGGGGTTGGACGGAGAATCCGTTGGTTTATTGTGATGGCCAGGGGTGCACGGTCGCCGTACACCAAG CTTGTTATGGGATTGTTACGGTACCAACTGGCCCATGGTATTgcagaaaatgtgaatcgCAGGAACGTAGCGCACGGGTG CGCTGCGAGCTGTGCCCAAGCAGGGATGGAGCTCTCAAGAGAACGGATCAGGCGGGCTGGGCGCACGTTGTGTGTGCTCTTTACATACCTGAGGTCAGATTTGGCAACGTTACAACGATGGAGCCAATTATCCTGCAATTGATACCATCGGAGCGATTCAGTAAG ACATGTTACATCTGTGAAGAACAAGGCAGAGGCGGCAGGGCTAATGTGGGAGCTTGTATGCAATGTAACAAAGCAGGTTGCAGACAACAATTTCATGTTACTTGTGCTCAGGCTCTGGGACTGCTTTGCGAAGAAGCTGGTAATTATTTGGACAACGTAAAATACTGCGGTTATTGTCAGCATCATTATTCAAAACTG AAAAAAGGGGGTAACGTTAAAACAATTCCTCCATATAAACCAATCCCAGCAGACAACGGTTCTTCGGATTCGTCGCCCGAAAAAGAGGCTGAAACACCTGTAAAAACGTCGAGCAGCGGTAAGCGCAAGAGTTCAAACTCAAAGATGAACgcggcgtcgtcgtcgtcgtcgtctagTTCAAAGAGTAAATCAAGCGCTAGTCCTAGCTTAGAAATAAATGGAAATGCCGACGAAAAAAGTGGAAGTGGTCGTAATACGCCTAAAGAAAATTCTTCCAACACAAGTAAATTCACCACCTCAAATTTCGTAGAGACCGTTGTCACTCAGTCGGAGAGTGTTTTTGGGCACGAGAACGTTACTGCAAAGTCTGGATCTAATTCAAATGTGATTCACAAAAGCAGCAGCCTGTCCAAATCCAGTTCCTCCACGTCCGGTAAGGCCTCTAGCCATGTgaacaaaaagagaaaaaccgGCGCCCGAACACCGACTGttattggaaatgaaaattcaaatcattccGTTAGTTCCGAGGCAAGTGGTTCGGTTGTTGTCGCTGTTAGTTCAGTCCTTCAGCAAACTATTAACACTAACATTGTTCTACCAACCGTTACCGAAGCTACCAGTCTGAGTACAACCACCGATcctgaaaaaacaaaaaag TCGAAAATAGAGAGTCCGCCGGCACAATCATCCTTGCATCCTCCAATCACAACTGAGACTACAACAACAACACCAGTTATAACATTGATCACTCAAGCTCAACCTTCAGTTCCTGCTCAGTCACCTACCACGACTTCCAACAGCATTGTTGTCTCTGTGCCGTTGACGGCGACTTCTCTTCCCAGCTCCGTTCAGAGTGTTGTTACAAACGCTCCCACCCTCTACCAGCAAATACAGCAAAGTGTAGTCACTACAGCTGCTACCAATGATTCCAAACGAAGTCCAATTCCAGGTGACGACATGCCAAACAAGAGATCACG GTCACACTCGTCGGACAAGCCGGATAAACTGCGGAAGCCGAAACGGGGCGGCACTTCGAGCAGTCAGCCGGTTCCGCCACCGCCACTAACAACAACGACAATATCAACAACCCTTCCCAATAGTATAGTCAGCACAACTAAACGCGGAAGTCGAAGTAATCATCCAACGCCACCACCACTGATAACCGTGGCCCCAGTACCATCCATAATTCAAGGGCCCAGCCAAGCAGTCGGTCACTTCAGCAGTGTCGGAACTGGTTCAGGGATGGGACCTACTGTCAAAGATTCACCACCTAGCAGCCCTGGTTCGGAAAGCATGAGCAACTCTGGACCTGTTCGACGAAAGCGCAAAAGCGCTGGAGGAGCTTCTACCACACCAACACCTTCCACGTCAAGTTCCACTCCGACAGCCATGGCGAACAGTACTAAGGATGAAAAAGATGTAAAATT GTTCCAAAATGGTATCAGTGCACCACATATGCTTGGGAATCAATTGAATCCCACTTCTACAATGGCACAAAAAATGTCTGACACTCTCACCCAAGAACTAGAGGCTCACTCGATTTTCACCGAAGCTAATAATCCTACGAGCAGCTTGGTTGGACCACAGTTACACAGTCATGTCATTGCCTCT GTAAGATCCAACCAATCTGCACCCGCGACAACGTCTTTATCATCCGTTTTCGCAACTAACACTGGTCCAAATACTGGCGGTTCTGGTGGCAATGTGTTGGGTGGAGGTGCAATTCCTCAGACATTGGATCAACTACTCGAAAGGCAGTGGGAACAGGGCAGTCAATTTCTCATGGAACAGGCCCAGCACTTTGACA tTGCCTCTCTTTTATCGTGCTTACATCAATTGCGAGCGGAAAATCTGAGGTTGGAAGAGCATGTCAACAGTCTGCTGCAAAGAAGAGATCACCTGCTAGCAGTGAATGCTCGGCTAGCTATTCCACTGACCACACAACCAAACACACATACAG ATTCTCTTTTTCATATAGTGAACAACATACATCCTTCGGTGAATCCGACGCATTCGAATATTCCGCATTCGGATATCCAGCCAGGAGGACCCGCCCCAGTTTCTCGGGTCAACCGTGAAGCCAGAGTGAATAATAGCTACTTACCTCATTCAAGTTCCAGTTCGCATTCCACTGTCATGGAAAACGGATTACCACCCGACCCTTCCCCACCTGCAGCTGCCTCCTTGACACAATACCAACACAGAGGCTCACTTGTTCCTCCCCAACCAAGTCCAACGATCAG